A DNA window from Bacteroidales bacterium contains the following coding sequences:
- a CDS encoding YggS family pyridoxal phosphate-dependent enzyme, which produces MSIQSNIKKIKSQIPDNVKLVAVSKTKPNEDIMQAYNIGHKIFGENKVQDLTEKYERLPKDIEWHFIGHLQRNKVKFIAPFVSLIHAVDSLRLLKKINEEAKKNNRTINCLLQIHIAEEDTKFGLNKDEVEQILENPEFDKLQNVKISGLMGMATYTKDKSQIKKEFKFLKNLFKNIKAKYFSDKESFTEISTGMSGDYEIAIEAGSTIVRIGSTIFGARNY; this is translated from the coding sequence ATGAGCATACAATCAAACATTAAAAAAATAAAATCGCAAATACCTGATAATGTGAAACTTGTTGCGGTTTCAAAAACAAAACCGAATGAAGATATAATGCAGGCATACAACATCGGGCATAAAATTTTCGGTGAAAACAAGGTTCAAGATTTAACGGAAAAATATGAAAGATTGCCGAAAGATATCGAATGGCATTTTATAGGTCATTTGCAAAGAAATAAAGTGAAATTTATAGCTCCGTTTGTTTCTTTAATCCATGCTGTTGACAGTTTAAGGTTATTGAAGAAGATTAATGAGGAAGCAAAAAAAAATAACAGAACAATAAATTGTTTGCTGCAAATACACATTGCGGAAGAAGATACTAAATTCGGTTTAAACAAAGATGAAGTTGAGCAAATATTAGAAAACCCGGAATTTGACAAATTGCAAAATGTAAAAATTTCCGGTTTAATGGGAATGGCAACTTATACAAAAGACAAATCGCAAATAAAAAAAGAATTTAAGTTTTTAAAGAATTTATTTAAGAATATTAAAGCAAAATATTTTTCTGATAAAGAGAGTTTTACAGAGATTTCAACGGGGATGTCGGGAGATTATGAAATTGCAATTGAAGCAGGTTCAACAATAGTAAGAATCGGAAGTACAATTTTCGGTGCAAGAAATTATTGA
- the dapF gene encoding diaminopimelate epimerase, with the protein MFKFYKYHGAGNDFVLIDNFNDTIFNFTKSDIQKICDRNFGIGADGLMILKKHHEYDFEMDYYNSDGSGGTMCGNGGRCIVAFAEKLGLINNYAKFLASDGVHEAYIYDGNSVKLKMTDVENISKAGEDYICYTGSPHYIKFENDIAKKDVFREGREIRYSDTYKKEGINVNFIKVNNDNTLNIRTYERGVEAETFACGTGAVASALSFANLNGNTSGEYLLHAKGGKLKVSFNKKDNKYVDIWLTGPVQFVFEGRFTLDILK; encoded by the coding sequence ATGTTTAAGTTTTATAAGTATCACGGTGCAGGAAATGATTTTGTGTTAATTGATAATTTCAATGATACGATTTTCAACTTTACAAAAAGTGACATTCAAAAAATATGTGACAGAAATTTCGGGATAGGTGCTGACGGATTAATGATATTAAAAAAACATCATGAATACGATTTTGAAATGGATTATTATAATTCTGACGGAAGCGGAGGCACAATGTGCGGAAACGGAGGAAGGTGTATTGTTGCATTTGCCGAAAAACTTGGGCTAATTAATAATTATGCGAAATTTTTGGCTTCTGACGGCGTTCATGAGGCATATATTTATGACGGAAATTCGGTTAAGTTAAAAATGACAGATGTTGAAAATATCAGTAAAGCAGGAGAAGATTATATATGCTACACCGGTTCACCCCATTACATAAAGTTTGAAAATGATATTGCTAAAAAGGATGTGTTTAGGGAAGGCAGAGAAATAAGATATTCAGACACATATAAAAAGGAAGGAATTAATGTTAATTTTATAAAAGTTAATAATGATAACACGCTAAATATCAGGACTTACGAGCGAGGTGTAGAAGCTGAAACTTTTGCTTGCGGAACCGGTGCGGTTGCATCGGCACTTTCTTTTGCAAATTTAAACGGTAATACTTCCGGAGAATATTTACTGCATGCAAAAGGCGGCAAATTAAAAGTAAGTTTTAATAAAAAAGATAACAAATATGTTGATATTTGGTTAACCGGACCTGTTCAATTTGTATTTGAAGGCAGGTTTACTTTAGATATTCTGAAATAA
- a CDS encoding sigma-70 family RNA polymerase sigma factor, translating into MGKLTEISDNNLVSLYKENGNKEIIGELYKRYTQFVFLVSMKYLKNEAESKDSVMQIFEKLFKDLQNHKVDNFKSWLYMVTRNHCLMFLRKQQTILKNRQELKKDSENFMENDMNSHLMGNDIEEKKIETIQDAVSQLNKEQQECVKLFYIEGKSYSEIEKITNYSLKKVKSYIQNGKRNLKNILTKAGISAIILIFILLAQ; encoded by the coding sequence TTGGGTAAGCTAACTGAAATATCTGATAATAACTTAGTTTCTTTATACAAAGAAAACGGCAATAAAGAAATTATCGGCGAGTTATATAAACGCTACACTCAATTTGTGTTTTTGGTTTCCATGAAATATCTAAAAAACGAAGCTGAAAGCAAAGACAGTGTTATGCAAATTTTTGAAAAACTATTTAAAGACTTGCAAAATCATAAAGTAGATAACTTTAAATCATGGCTGTATATGGTTACTCGCAATCATTGTTTAATGTTTTTACGAAAGCAACAAACTATTTTAAAAAACCGACAAGAACTTAAAAAAGATTCAGAGAATTTTATGGAAAATGATATGAATTCTCATCTTATGGGAAATGATATCGAAGAAAAGAAAATTGAAACTATTCAAGATGCTGTTTCTCAATTAAATAAAGAACAGCAAGAATGTGTTAAATTGTTCTATATTGAAGGAAAATCATATTCGGAAATTGAAAAAATTACAAATTACTCGTTAAAAAAAGTAAAGAGTTATATACAAAACGGAAAAAGAAACCTAAAAAACATATTAACAAAAGCAGGAATATCAGCCATAATACTAATTTTTATCTTACTCGCTCAATGA
- a CDS encoding Do family serine endopeptidase, whose amino-acid sequence MKAKKVLSVFLVALIGGFTAYGISWFFSEKQFIRQAEVSNVVPVNNIQSSIVTTLPDFTVAAEKTVNAVVHVKTTYAQNNRQPSISDFFFGDPFGGSPYGHRMPQMASGSGVIMSADGYIVTNNHVIENANNIEIVLNDNRTFSAKLIGRDPATDIALVKIEAENLPTIPYGNSDALKVGEWVLAVGNPFNLTSTVTAGIVSAKERNINLLRQKQQYAIESFIQTDAAVNPGNSGGALVNTNGELVGINTAIASQTGSYTGYSFAVPVTIVKKVVSDLMEYGTVQRALLGINIKDVDSKIAEELDLEKPEGIYVVNVNTGSAAEDAGIKIKDVIIKINETKVEKVSELQEQISRFSPGDKIDVWVLRNNKLKKFLVELKNSLGTTDVVNKNIIDVLGASFTEISDSQKKDLNIESGVVVTDLQAGKLMRAGVKEGFIITHINRDPVDSPKEIEDILKNIHGGVYIQGIYPNGEIAYYAFGME is encoded by the coding sequence ATGAAAGCAAAAAAAGTTTTAAGTGTTTTTTTAGTTGCTTTAATCGGAGGATTTACGGCATACGGTATAAGTTGGTTTTTCAGCGAAAAACAATTTATTCGGCAGGCAGAAGTCAGTAATGTCGTTCCCGTAAATAATATTCAAAGCAGTATTGTTACTACCCTGCCCGATTTTACCGTTGCAGCGGAAAAAACAGTTAATGCTGTTGTTCATGTTAAAACTACATACGCCCAAAATAACAGACAGCCTTCAATATCAGATTTCTTTTTCGGAGATCCTTTCGGAGGAAGCCCATACGGACACAGAATGCCGCAAATGGCATCAGGTTCAGGTGTAATTATGTCGGCAGACGGTTATATCGTTACAAATAATCATGTTATTGAAAATGCAAATAATATTGAAATTGTTTTAAATGACAACAGAACATTCAGTGCAAAACTTATAGGAAGAGACCCCGCAACTGATATTGCATTAGTAAAAATTGAAGCTGAAAATTTACCGACAATTCCTTACGGAAATTCAGATGCTTTAAAAGTGGGGGAATGGGTTTTGGCGGTAGGAAATCCTTTTAATTTAACCTCAACGGTTACGGCAGGTATTGTAAGTGCAAAAGAAAGAAATATTAATTTACTGAGGCAAAAACAGCAATATGCAATTGAATCATTTATTCAGACTGATGCTGCTGTTAATCCCGGTAACAGCGGCGGTGCATTAGTTAACACAAACGGAGAACTTGTAGGCATTAACACTGCAATAGCCTCACAAACAGGCTCATACACAGGCTACTCTTTTGCTGTTCCGGTAACTATAGTCAAAAAAGTAGTTTCTGATTTAATGGAATACGGAACCGTTCAAAGAGCTTTGCTCGGAATAAATATTAAAGATGTTGATTCAAAAATTGCAGAAGAATTAGATTTAGAAAAACCAGAGGGTATTTATGTTGTAAATGTTAATACCGGAAGTGCCGCCGAAGATGCAGGTATCAAAATTAAAGATGTTATTATTAAAATAAATGAAACAAAAGTTGAGAAAGTTTCTGAATTACAAGAACAAATAAGCAGGTTCAGCCCCGGAGATAAAATTGATGTTTGGGTGTTAAGAAATAATAAGTTGAAAAAATTCTTAGTTGAACTTAAAAACAGTTTAGGAACAACAGATGTTGTAAATAAAAACATTATTGATGTTTTGGGTGCCAGTTTTACAGAAATTTCTGACTCACAAAAAAAAGATTTAAATATTGAATCGGGTGTGGTTGTTACAGACCTTCAAGCAGGAAAATTAATGAGAGCAGGTGTAAAAGAAGGTTTTATTATTACACATATTAACAGAGACCCGGTTGATTCGCCTAAAGAAATAGAAGATATTTTAAAAAATATTCACGGAGGAGTTTACATTCAAGGTATTTACCCTAACGGTGAAATTGCATATTATGCATTCGGAATGGAATAG
- a CDS encoding PAS domain S-box protein, which produces MDCEKDQIQKIERTLKFISEQKISAEKNAFLNALSIFLSKLFDADYVLIGKYSSKEPEITETVSFCNSSGITENINYKLEGTPCKKVLEGQFYCFDSNVTKLFPDDLLLLKMQINSYIGISLQSSENNTIGLISILFKGKIENKKTIESVLRITAIRASQELEKIILKTKLKQSYKDIEKKNKLLEEFNNKLEFDIKKRTKELFESEEKFKKLIDSFIDPIYITSSDYKISYQNEAMKRLTNGDKKDEKCYKAIYHLNEKCEWCIFEKLKKEKIITYDLKDNLRDKFRTINNILLDNDSKMSVYHDITDRKKAEIELKESEEKFKAITNSANDAIILINNEGKVEFWNKAAQKIFGYTEKEIINKHLHSILPLSKYKEVANKAFEKFRHTGEGNVINKTIELQAVRKSGETFPIELSLSAIKIKDLWNAIGIVKDITERKKTEQEILKLSTAIEQNPLTIAITDTAGNLEYVNPNFTKLTGYGKEEVLGKNPRILKTDKTKKETYTDLWQAITKGKIWKGELINKKKDGTHFIEKAIISPIINDANEITNYIAIKEDITEQKKVKQALIDSEEKFRAITEQSSEGITIADTKGNYVFVNSTFCKITGYSEKELLSMSVFDMKKNKENSNFAEKIGESGYSFEIELKRKNGSSYTAEITGDTINVGEKQLIMGIVRNVTNRKKNEKALTDSEKKYKTLAENAIMSVVIHDFNGNIKYVNSKTLKTFKIKDAKIIKNTNVLQFVHPDYSEHAKNALNSIMQKNTDHHSEQKFIRIDGEIIDVDVYGKMIMYEGEKAIQITFTDITERKKAEQALKIAKQQAEESNRLKSEFLANMSHEIRTPLNAIIGFSEILINKLTDKKHISFTENIALSGNNLLKLINDILDLSKIEADQLKIENAACNIEDIINKIPVIFSELAEKKKIPINIDIADNIPRIIKLDALRLEQILINLVNNALKFTEKGSVSIILKGKQSSDLNKKNKFNLIIEVRDTGIGIPADQISAIFESFRQVEGQSTRKYGGTGLGLAISKRFAELMNGNLTVKSSVGIGSVFTLELKNIEIIENNPKKTERNNLRNKPLKQSSILHVEDIDFNKELISLFIEDDNIKIIEASTGNEALEKLETFIPDIILMDIQLPGLNGYETAKIIRQNNKFDKTPIIAITANAIKEEIDMYSHVFDEYITKPVSGKSFRKIISEYLK; this is translated from the coding sequence ATGGATTGTGAAAAAGATCAAATACAAAAAATAGAAAGAACTTTAAAATTTATTTCAGAACAAAAAATAAGTGCCGAAAAAAATGCTTTCCTTAATGCACTGTCAATATTCTTATCTAAGTTATTTGATGCTGATTATGTTTTAATCGGTAAATACTCATCAAAAGAACCGGAAATAACGGAAACGGTTTCTTTTTGTAATTCCTCAGGAATAACAGAAAATATAAATTACAAATTAGAAGGAACGCCTTGCAAAAAAGTTTTAGAAGGGCAATTTTACTGTTTTGACTCAAATGTCACAAAACTATTTCCTGATGACCTTTTATTATTAAAAATGCAAATAAACAGCTACATCGGAATTTCGTTACAAAGTTCTGAAAATAATACTATCGGATTAATTTCGATACTGTTTAAAGGAAAAATAGAAAATAAAAAAACTATTGAATCAGTTCTGAGAATAACAGCAATACGAGCATCACAAGAGTTAGAAAAAATTATTTTAAAAACAAAGTTAAAACAATCTTATAAAGATATTGAAAAGAAAAATAAACTGTTAGAAGAATTTAATAATAAATTAGAATTTGATATAAAAAAAAGAACCAAAGAGCTTTTTGAAAGTGAGGAGAAATTTAAAAAGTTAATCGATTCATTTATTGATCCTATTTATATTACATCTTCCGATTATAAGATAAGTTACCAAAATGAAGCAATGAAACGTTTAACAAACGGAGATAAAAAAGATGAAAAATGTTACAAAGCGATATATCATTTAAACGAAAAGTGTGAGTGGTGTATTTTTGAAAAATTAAAAAAAGAAAAAATAATTACTTATGACTTAAAAGACAATTTAAGAGATAAATTCAGAACAATAAATAATATTCTGTTAGACAATGATTCTAAGATGTCAGTATATCACGACATTACTGACAGAAAAAAAGCAGAAATTGAATTAAAAGAAAGTGAGGAAAAATTCAAAGCTATTACAAACTCGGCAAATGATGCCATAATTTTAATAAATAACGAAGGTAAAGTTGAATTTTGGAATAAAGCAGCACAAAAAATATTCGGTTATACCGAAAAAGAAATAATTAACAAACACTTACACAGCATTTTACCTCTTTCCAAATACAAAGAAGTTGCAAATAAAGCATTTGAGAAATTCAGACATACAGGAGAAGGCAATGTAATAAATAAAACAATAGAACTTCAAGCAGTACGAAAATCCGGCGAAACTTTTCCTATAGAATTATCTTTATCAGCAATTAAAATAAAAGACTTATGGAATGCCATAGGAATTGTAAAAGATATTACAGAACGAAAAAAAACAGAACAAGAAATTTTAAAATTATCAACCGCAATAGAACAAAATCCGTTAACAATTGCAATTACTGATACAGCAGGAAACCTTGAATACGTAAATCCGAACTTCACAAAACTTACAGGTTACGGCAAAGAAGAAGTATTAGGGAAAAATCCCAGAATATTAAAAACAGACAAAACAAAAAAAGAAACTTATACAGACTTATGGCAAGCTATTACAAAAGGAAAAATATGGAAAGGAGAACTAATAAATAAGAAAAAAGACGGAACTCATTTTATTGAGAAAGCAATTATATCACCTATAATTAACGATGCGAATGAAATTACAAATTACATAGCAATAAAAGAAGATATTACCGAGCAGAAAAAAGTTAAACAAGCATTAATTGACAGTGAAGAAAAATTCAGAGCAATAACCGAGCAATCATCAGAAGGAATTACTATTGCAGATACAAAAGGGAATTATGTCTTCGTTAATTCTACATTTTGTAAAATAACAGGATATTCTGAAAAAGAGCTTTTGAGCATGTCTGTTTTTGATATGAAAAAAAATAAAGAAAACTCAAATTTCGCTGAAAAAATAGGCGAAAGCGGATACTCATTTGAAATAGAACTAAAACGCAAGAACGGCTCAAGCTATACTGCAGAAATAACAGGCGACACAATAAATGTAGGAGAAAAACAGCTTATAATGGGAATTGTAAGAAATGTCACAAATCGTAAAAAAAACGAAAAAGCATTAACAGACAGCGAAAAAAAATACAAAACATTAGCTGAAAATGCAATTATGTCAGTTGTTATTCATGATTTTAACGGAAACATTAAATATGTTAATTCAAAAACACTTAAGACATTCAAAATTAAAGATGCTAAAATTATTAAAAATACAAATGTTCTGCAATTTGTTCATCCCGATTACTCAGAACATGCAAAGAATGCATTAAACAGTATTATGCAAAAAAATACAGATCACCATTCCGAACAAAAATTCATAAGAATTGACGGAGAAATTATAGACGTTGATGTTTACGGAAAAATGATTATGTATGAAGGCGAAAAAGCAATTCAAATTACATTTACAGACATAACCGAAAGAAAAAAAGCAGAACAAGCCCTTAAAATTGCAAAACAACAAGCAGAAGAATCAAATCGTTTAAAAAGTGAGTTTTTAGCAAATATGAGTCATGAAATAAGAACACCCTTGAATGCAATAATCGGGTTTTCTGAAATACTAATTAATAAACTTACAGATAAAAAACATATCTCATTTACTGAAAATATTGCTTTAAGCGGGAACAATTTATTAAAACTTATTAATGACATCCTTGATTTATCTAAAATAGAGGCAGACCAATTAAAAATTGAAAATGCAGCTTGTAACATCGAAGACATTATAAATAAAATACCCGTAATTTTCTCCGAACTTGCTGAAAAGAAGAAAATACCGATAAATATAGATATTGCTGATAACATACCCCGAATAATAAAACTTGATGCTCTGCGTTTAGAACAAATTCTTATTAACTTGGTAAATAATGCTCTTAAATTTACGGAAAAGGGCTCAGTATCAATAATACTAAAAGGCAAACAAAGTTCTGATTTAAACAAAAAAAACAAATTTAATCTGATTATTGAAGTAAGAGACACAGGAATAGGAATACCGGCAGATCAAATATCTGCTATTTTTGAAAGTTTCAGGCAAGTTGAAGGTCAAAGCACAAGAAAATACGGAGGAACAGGATTAGGACTTGCAATTTCAAAAAGATTTGCCGAATTGATGAACGGAAATCTCACCGTAAAAAGTTCTGTCGGCATAGGTTCTGTTTTTACCTTAGAGTTAAAAAATATTGAAATTATTGAAAATAATCCAAAAAAAACTGAACGCAATAATTTACGAAATAAACCTTTAAAACAATCTTCAATTCTTCATGTAGAAGACATTGACTTTAACAAAGAACTTATTTCATTGTTTATTGAAGACGACAATATAAAAATAATTGAAGCCTCAACCGGAAACGAAGCTCTTGAAAAACTTGAAACATTTATTCCCGATATAATTCTTATGGATATTCAATTACCGGGATTAAACGGCTATGAAACAGCAAAAATAATAAGACAAAATAATAAATTTGATAAAACCCCCATTATTGCAATTACCGCAAATGCAATAAAAGAAGAAATTGACATGTACAGTCACGTCTTTGATGAATATATTACAAAACCCGTAAGCGGAAAATCATTCAGAAAGATTATTTCAGAATATCTAAAGTAA
- the mtnA gene encoding S-methyl-5-thioribose-1-phosphate isomerase yields MQKNKLNRAVWAEKNKVFLIDQTKLPFKEDVFISDSYRATCVAIVKMITRGAGSIGATAGFAMMQAAYEAPKENFNEFLLKAKKEIEETRPTAQDLFAAVNRVYNKALISTEEAENEAHLIADETSEAGYLIGINGNELISDGSRILTHCNAGPLALVEYGSALAPIIFAHKSGKKVFVYVDETRPRNQGAKLTAWELQKAGVPHVIIADNAAAMLMQKGKIDIVITGADRIAKNGDTANKIGTLEKAILAKEFNIPFYIAAPNSTFDKEILTGNEIPIEERDEDELLYISGEDENGKIHTVRIASPNSKAYNPAFDVTPVKYITAFITSGGIKYNRLKKDDSK; encoded by the coding sequence ATGCAAAAAAATAAGTTGAACAGAGCTGTTTGGGCAGAAAAAAATAAAGTATTTTTAATAGATCAAACAAAACTTCCGTTTAAAGAAGATGTTTTTATATCAGATTCATACAGAGCAACTTGCGTTGCAATTGTTAAGATGATTACCCGAGGTGCAGGGTCAATAGGAGCAACTGCCGGTTTTGCAATGATGCAGGCTGCTTACGAAGCTCCGAAAGAGAATTTTAATGAATTCTTATTAAAAGCAAAAAAAGAAATTGAAGAAACAAGACCCACGGCACAAGATTTATTTGCAGCAGTTAACAGGGTTTATAATAAAGCATTAATCTCAACAGAAGAAGCAGAAAATGAAGCACACTTAATTGCAGATGAAACCTCGGAAGCAGGATACCTGATAGGAATAAACGGAAACGAATTAATAAGTGACGGTTCAAGAATATTAACACATTGCAATGCCGGACCGCTGGCACTTGTTGAGTACGGTTCTGCATTAGCTCCTATTATTTTTGCTCATAAATCCGGAAAAAAAGTATTTGTTTATGTTGACGAAACACGTCCCAGAAATCAAGGAGCAAAATTAACCGCATGGGAACTTCAAAAAGCCGGAGTTCCGCATGTAATTATTGCAGATAATGCTGCGGCAATGTTAATGCAGAAAGGAAAAATTGATATTGTTATTACCGGTGCAGACAGAATTGCAAAAAACGGAGATACGGCAAATAAAATAGGAACTCTTGAAAAAGCAATTTTAGCAAAAGAATTTAATATTCCTTTTTATATAGCAGCACCGAATTCAACATTTGATAAAGAAATATTAACAGGAAATGAAATTCCTATTGAAGAACGAGACGAAGATGAGCTTTTGTACATTTCCGGAGAAGATGAAAACGGAAAAATTCATACCGTAAGAATTGCATCTCCGAATTCAAAAGCCTATAATCCTGCGTTTGATGTTACCCCGGTAAAATATATTACGGCATTTATTACTTCCGGAGGAATAAAGTACAACAGATTAAAAAAAGACGACAGCAAATAA
- the cdaA gene encoding diadenylate cyclase CdaA, with product MLYQIYFLIKGTAAIKIFIGIAVLYLIWLVVQALDMKLISTILGHVMGVGVIALLIVFQQEVRKFFMMFTNKYFSKLEFSFNKLLPFIKYDEIEVKVWSIVKACSNLSKQKTGALITIAVQSELLSIIESGIKINADTSSQLIENLFFKNSPLHDGSIVIKKDKIIAAGCILPVSEQNFNIKDFGLRHRAAMGITEQTDAVVIVVSEENGSISLFQDSKFKKDVSVTELRNSLEEIFLERKKDAKK from the coding sequence TTGCTCTATCAAATTTATTTCTTGATAAAAGGAACGGCAGCAATAAAAATATTTATAGGAATAGCCGTTTTATATCTTATTTGGCTTGTTGTACAAGCTTTAGATATGAAGTTAATAAGTACAATTCTCGGTCATGTAATGGGCGTAGGGGTTATTGCACTGCTAATTGTGTTCCAGCAAGAAGTCAGGAAGTTTTTTATGATGTTTACCAACAAATATTTCTCAAAACTTGAGTTTTCATTTAATAAATTATTGCCTTTTATTAAATATGATGAAATTGAAGTTAAAGTTTGGTCAATAGTAAAAGCCTGCTCTAATCTTTCTAAGCAAAAAACAGGAGCTTTAATTACAATAGCCGTACAATCTGAACTTTTATCAATTATTGAATCCGGAATAAAAATTAATGCAGATACAAGCTCGCAATTAATTGAAAATCTGTTTTTTAAAAACAGCCCGTTACATGACGGTTCAATTGTTATAAAAAAAGATAAAATAATTGCAGCCGGTTGTATTTTGCCGGTTTCCGAGCAAAATTTTAATATTAAAGATTTTGGTTTAAGGCACAGAGCCGCAATGGGAATTACAGAGCAAACAGATGCTGTAGTAATTGTTGTGTCGGAAGAAAACGGAAGTATTTCGCTTTTTCAAGATTCAAAATTTAAAAAAGACGTTTCTGTTACCGAACTTCGCAATTCGCTTGAAGAAATATTTTTAGAAAGAAAAAAAGATGCAAAAAAATAA
- the folP gene encoding dihydropteroate synthase: MTINCKGKLTDFSKPKIAGILNITPDSFYDGGKYNKSGEIHRRIDEMISEGADFIDVGAYSSRPGAKHISKDEELKRLLPALNYLQKEYPEQIVSLDTFRAEIAKIAIEDYGVAMINDISAGNSDEKMFSLIAEKNVPYIIMHMQGTPQTMQKNTQYDDLLNDIIKFFAEKIFKANKIGINDIIVDPGFGFGKTLNQNYQILNELDKFKILDCPVMAGISRKSMIYKLLELSPEDVLPGTIALNMTALLKGANILRVHDVKETKQLIEVYYKLHLGDF; the protein is encoded by the coding sequence ATGACAATAAATTGTAAAGGAAAGTTAACAGATTTTTCAAAACCGAAAATTGCAGGAATATTAAATATTACCCCTGATTCATTTTATGACGGAGGGAAATACAATAAATCCGGCGAAATACACAGAAGAATAGATGAAATGATTTCGGAAGGTGCAGATTTTATTGATGTGGGAGCATATTCATCTCGGCCCGGAGCAAAACATATTTCAAAAGATGAAGAATTAAAAAGATTATTACCTGCATTAAACTATCTACAAAAAGAATATCCTGAGCAAATTGTATCTTTAGATACTTTCAGAGCCGAAATCGCAAAAATTGCAATAGAAGATTACGGCGTTGCAATGATTAATGACATTTCAGCCGGAAATTCAGACGAAAAAATGTTTTCCCTTATTGCCGAAAAAAATGTTCCGTACATTATTATGCACATGCAAGGAACTCCTCAAACTATGCAAAAAAACACTCAATATGATGATTTATTAAACGATATTATAAAATTCTTTGCCGAAAAAATATTTAAAGCAAACAAAATAGGTATAAACGATATTATTGTTGACCCCGGTTTCGGTTTCGGAAAAACTTTAAATCAAAACTATCAGATATTAAACGAACTTGATAAATTTAAAATTCTTGATTGTCCGGTTATGGCAGGAATTTCAAGAAAATCTATGATTTATAAATTATTAGAGTTAAGCCCGGAAGACGTTTTGCCCGGAACTATTGCGTTAAATATGACTGCATTGCTGAAAGGAGCAAATATTTTAAGAGTTCATGATGTAAAAGAAACAAAGCAACTTATTGAAGTATATTATAAATTACATTTAGGCGACTTTTAA
- the ubiA gene encoding putative 4-hydroxybenzoate polyprenyltransferase, whose protein sequence is MIKNYLSLVKFSHTIFAMPFAIIGFFLAVKTTETNLFSNEGIKILILVLLDMVFARNAAMGFNRWLDRKIDAKNPRTVIREIPSGKIKAEYALWFVIINSVLFLIATFFINMFVFMLAPVALIVVLGYSYTKRFTALSHFVLGLGLSLAPVGSYLAVTGEFSLLPVLFSLTVLFWTAGFDIIYSLQDEEFDKKEKLKSIPAFIGKKNALNLSILLHLITAGFIIWAGIIGADFLGIWYWAGAFFFGSSLFYQHIIVKTNDLSKVNLSFFTVNGIASVIFAVFTIVSLYIG, encoded by the coding sequence ATGATAAAGAATTACTTATCTCTTGTAAAATTCAGTCATACTATTTTTGCAATGCCTTTTGCAATTATCGGTTTTTTTCTTGCTGTTAAAACAACCGAAACAAACCTTTTTTCAAATGAAGGTATTAAGATTTTAATTTTAGTGTTATTAGATATGGTTTTTGCAAGAAATGCTGCTATGGGTTTTAACCGATGGTTAGACAGAAAAATTGACGCAAAAAACCCCAGAACTGTTATTCGAGAAATTCCTTCCGGTAAAATAAAAGCCGAATATGCTTTATGGTTTGTAATTATCAATTCAGTTTTGTTTTTAATTGCAACATTTTTTATTAATATGTTCGTTTTTATGCTTGCTCCGGTTGCATTAATTGTGGTTCTCGGCTACAGTTATACAAAAAGATTTACGGCATTAAGTCACTTTGTTTTAGGGCTGGGGCTTTCATTGGCTCCGGTAGGTTCATATTTAGCCGTTACCGGTGAATTTTCATTACTTCCTGTTTTATTTTCATTAACAGTATTATTTTGGACGGCAGGTTTTGACATTATTTATTCCCTTCAAGACGAGGAATTTGACAAAAAAGAAAAATTGAAATCAATTCCTGCTTTTATAGGAAAAAAGAATGCTTTAAATCTTTCAATTTTGCTGCATCTCATTACTGCCGGATTTATTATTTGGGCAGGAATAATAGGTGCCGATTTTTTGGGAATTTGGTATTGGGCGGGAGCATTCTTTTTCGGTTCTTCGTTATTTTATCAACATATTATTGTAAAAACTAATGATTTAAGTAAAGTAAACTTATCATTTTTTACGGTGAACGGAATTGCAAGTGTTATTTTTGCTGTTTTTACGATTGTTAGTTTGTATATCGGTTAA